The following DNA comes from Taeniopygia guttata chromosome 20, bTaeGut7.mat, whole genome shotgun sequence.
ACCTTATTTAAAGCAACAAAAAAGGGATGTGGTTTATTTCTCCATCTAGTGGGTTTATTTTACTAATCCAGAAATGCAGGGCCAGCGCTGAGTTGCAGGAGGGACATCTGCCTTCTCAGGGCAAAGCCTTGCTTGGGAAGACTCAGAGCTCCccctttctcccctttttctcttcttccctttccttccttctcttccctccctccctcccacagcATCACCCCCTCCTCCATCCTAGAGCCCCTGTGTGACAGCCACAATGACATTTGCCTCCCCTGCTCTCCTTGGACCCTTCATTTGTCCCTTCAGGCTCTGATTGAAGCCATTTGTCCCAGGGCTGTTGGGGACAGATAATTCTTGTTTGGGGACAATGAGGCACAGCCACCCATTTCACTCCAAGTGTGGTTTCATCCCAGTGAAGTCTGGATGCCAGGTTTGCAGGTGTGAGATGATTTAAAGTTGTTTCCTGGGATCCTACAATAAATAAAGAGTGTGGCTGGTGATGTGGTGACAGGGAGAGAGGCATGTGGCACTTCACAGCAGTGGGAGGAATCATCTGTGAAGCATTATATGGAAACACAGGTCAGGGGACACCACTCCCAGCATACAAGGAGACACCAGAAGCCCTGGAATAAAACCCAACAAAGGCAACGAGAtgtaaaaatcacttttctttgTGTCAGGCTGTCTGGAGGGATTTGTCCCTGCCTGAGAATGTCTGAAGTGGGTAGCTTATGGGATGGATTGAAAACTGGTGGCAGTTCATGATAAACAGCACCTTTTGTGGGTCTGCATTTTCCAGTAGGataattatttccctttcccagcacacTGCTCATACCCATTTCTCTTTCCACAGAACATTGTGCTTTAATGACGCTTCATGTTTAATTCCCGAGATGCAATTTTGCCTTCACACCACAGACAACGGCCCTTGAATCAGCAGAAGGGCCAGCGTGGGGACACCcgagcagcagcactgccaggccagcGTGTGACACAGCCACCACATCACCTCGAGGCACTGAGAATCACCCGCTCTCTCTGTACAGAGCACCATGGTTTTTGAAGAGGCCAttccagggctgctggtggtAGTGGGATGCTTGGCACGGTGCAGGCGTGTGTCCTGGCCTTCATCCTGCTGTGCAGAAAGGAGCTGGTGGGGTGTGAGGGCTGGGGGTTGGCAGGGGGCTGGACCTCACCCCACAGGTGGTGGGCAGGCTTGCTGCCTCCTCTTCTGCCCAAAGCAGTGCAAGCaccagctctgtgccagagtTGTACAGACTCTATTGCTAAAAACAGTCACTGATGGCAGAAACTGATCTGTAGGGAACAGCAGGCAGGTCCTGGCTGTGGGAAGGAGCTCAGCCTCACATCCAGTCCAGGCTGCAACCGACCATGGCACAGAAATCCCATGGCTGCCTTGACTGTGCCACTGCCATGATGCTGGTGGCAGGATCCCATCCAGGAAGGTGCTGAGGAGCTGACAGGAGGTCCCAAAGGTCCCAAGACCATGCTGTCCCAGTGCTGGTGGTGGGGAACAACCCAGGCCAGGGCCACGCAGTCTGGTGGAGTACCCCAAAGCCTCATCAGTCCGGTGCTGTTGGGTCAGAGCACCATTCAATAAAGGTTCAAGGAGGTGAGAATGGTGGCTGAAGGCTGGTGTAGGCGAAGTTTCACCCAATGGTATCAAGTGTTGGGGTGCAGCAAGGGGACCCCGTTTCTGCCAGTGGCGGGGGGGTCCTTGGGGTTTGCACGGCTAGGAGCCGGGCCCCTCggggggctggggtggggggctcAGCTGGCTCTCCAGCAGCGCCCGCGTCCCTTCAGCTGATAACCTCCGCAGCCGCAGCCGTACCGAGCCGTAGGTGCCACCGGTGCGGCGGGCGGcccgggcgcggcggcgggcggcggcggcggccagcagcagggcgGCGAGCAGGAGCCcgcccagggccagcagcgcCAGCCCGGCCACGGTGCAGCGGTCGAGGCGGGCGCGGAGCCGGGCTGCCCGAGCCTCCAGCCGCTCCATCTGGCGCGCCGGTACCGCGGGGTcgggccgcgccgcccgcggAACGGCCCCCGCCAGCACCACCAGCGCCGCGCCGCCCAGGGCGCAGCCCAGCGCCAGCGCCAGCCCCGGGCCCGCCGGCACCGGCCCCCCCGCGCCCGCGCCCGCACCGGCCCCCGcacccgccgccgccgcctcgtCCGGGCTCCGCAGCTCCGCCGCCCGCGGGGACGCCATGGAACCGCCGCCGGCCTGCGCGGCCGAAGGTGAGCGAGCGGTCGAAGCGGGACGGGATGCTCCTCTGGCTCGGAGACAGGTCCCCGAACCGGGATGCTTCCCCAAACCAGAGAGCCGAACCCCGAGGGCGGAATGCTTCCCCTTCCCGGAGTGGCTTCCCCTGACCGGGCTACCAGCCCCACCCCGCAGGTCTCCGAACcgggctgctcctcctcctgggGTCTCTCTTAGCCGAACCGGGCAACCTTCGGAGCTGAGACCGCGCCCGGACTGTCCCCCTTCCCCGGAGCCGAACCCCAAACCGGGCTGCTCCCCTTTCCTGAACCCGGCAGCTGCCTCTCCGAGCCGAGTCGTCCCACCTGGCTCTCCCCCTTCCCAGACCACTGCGCGACCCACCTTCCCGAATCCGTCTGAAACTCCCTGTGgggacctgtgtccctgtgactCCACTAAATTGCCCCTCACCGGACCCTCCTCTCCCGCCGGGGTCTGTCCTCCCGTTCCCCGCTCCCGCACCGGGCTGTGGCCCCGCTCCGTGCACCGGGCTCCGCTCCCGCTTCTCCGCTCGGTCTGCCCTCCCCGCCGATGCCCGCACCGAGCTGCCCCGCTTCCCCTCCCGGTCCCCCGCGTCGGGCTGCCTacccccgccgcctccccggtTCCCCGGGCaggtgccggtgccgccgcgGGGCGGGCGGTGGGTGCCCCGAGCTGCGGTCGCGCACGGCCGCCGCacgcacacgcacacacacacacacgtacGGGAGGCACACACATGCACTCACATGCACACGCCCGGGTGCACACCGGCACCTGCTGTGCACGTACCCCGGGCAGCAGAGACCCCTCTGTGCACCCCTCCCGAAGAGCCGGGACCCTCCGTGGGCACCCCGGGGGGCTGCGTGGGGAGGGGCTTTGGAGAGGACAGAGCAGCACGGTGGGTTTTATATGGGGTCTGCCTGGAGGACGTGCCCCCCACAACCAGCAGTTCCCTGTGGGACCCGaggtggagctgggctggggacactggggctgcAGCATGAGCATCCCTAGAGTCAAAGACAGCAGGGAGAGGTCCCATATGGATGTTGCCCAGcctatcccaaattcccagggaAAGTGGGGGTTGACCTGGGTTTGGGCCAGGTATGATATGCCCCAGCCTGGGACAGAGGAGCTCCTGGCCCCTGCGGTTCCACCACAATCCCACTGCAGTCCCATGAGATAATGCCCTccttctcacacacacacacacagacacacacaagtTATTTGTTCCAGTTTTCTCAGAGCATTCATATCAGTGCCTGCACTCTTCTTCTCCCTGACCTGGCACCAGAACCAGGCACGTGCCCCAGAAGTGACCTGCTGGCAGCCACACACTTTCCCTCATTTATTAATATTTGGAGCAGTGCCTGGAGATGTGGATATAAATCCCAAGCAATAGCGGGTGGGCTGCTGACAGCTGCTGGGAAGGTTTGTCCGTCACTTTGCCATTCCCTTCAACACCTTCACATGCTTTCAGCATCTCCAGAAGCACACCCAGTGCTGTGGGCGCTGGGTGACCtccgtgctggggctgcagggatgccACTTGTGCCCTGCACCCTGTCCCCATTATGTCCTGAACCCTGTCCCCATACACAGTGTATTCCTCTGCAGCTACACTGGGCTCTGCATTATCCATAGTGTCTGTGCACTGCTCTGTGTGGAGATGTCAGGTGGGAGTCTCTTGCCACCTGTGTCGTGACAGGGCAGGGAGTCAGATACAGCTAAAATGGATAAAAAAGGGTCAGAGAGTTTTAGAGCATGCCACACAAATAAAgaagtgtgtttgtgttttctgaGGGCTGGATGGTGCAACACGATCCAGGCTCAGCACCTATCCAGGACAGTGTCCATCCATGATGCTGACTGGAACACTCAAGACCAACACATGGCACCTCTCAGtctctgagctgcagcagggccatGGAGCTGCCATGGGAGAGGGCTTGGAACGAGGTGATCTCTAAGGTatcttccaatccaaaccattctgtgactttGTGACTTTATGAAACAGAGGCTTCCCAgcaaagtgtccccagagatGTAGCCAGAAGTGGGAtgagaaagaaacagaattaaaaataaatggaagtgCATCCTGACACGCTAACTACATTTAGAGAGTCTTTAGTACCAACCCActctgcaggaaggcaggagattCTTGGAGACAAGTAGGTCATGGGACACAGATTGTCCCAAATCAGCAGGAAAAGATGGATTTGGAGCAGGCAGGCATATCACTGTGAACAGATGGGCAGAAGCAGATCTGCTGCCTCACCATCGCCAAATTCCCTGGGAAGACAGAACTGCCACCAGTTTGCTCCTGAGTAGAGCTGTGGTCAAGCCCTCTGTTCTGAAGCACCCAAGCCCTGTGGCTGTCCGTGCACCCAGGGATGCCAAGGCCAGGAGTCTGGCCAggatggggatttttggggcagaaGCCAGAGGCACTCATGCTGTGGCTCCCACCTGCCTTCATACAGGGACATGGCAGAGCCTGCCATGGGGTCAGGGCTCCATGCTGCCCggggggctgctcctgcaccccAATCCCACAGCAATGCTCGAGAGGCCATCTGTGAGGGATGAGGTGGAGGGATGTGTCCTGCTGGCAATTGCTGTTTGCATTGTGCTGCCCCAGGATCCCACTGCCATTGCTGGATGGGAGCTGGAGGGGACCCCAGGCCTTTGAAGGGACCTTGAGGTAGCCCAAACACCTTCCCCAGCCTGATCCTGAGTGGGTGAGCATGAGGATGGGGACTGGCAAAGGCCACTCCATCCCCAAGGTGCTGGCACTAAGAGAAGAGGAGGCGAAACTGAGACAGTCAAGGTCTGTGCTGCCAGTGCAGGAGTAAAGAGAGGAGGGCGACAGCCAAGGTCAGAGGGAGCACTGCCAAAATTCACAATGAAACTGCAGGAGTGCTGGAGGGACGAGACAGACgacttggaaagaaaaggaaagaggagggagggaaggagtcTGGGAGATGGAATAGGGTGAAGGAGCCAGACAGGGAACCAGGGATGGGAACATGTCACTCTGCAGACGAAATGATTGAACATGGATGAGAGGGACAGCAAATGGGAGCCTCAGGCAGGCAAAAGaggacagcaggagcaggaatgtgatGGAGCCAGACAGGCTGTGGACCTGGCTCTGTTCCCTAATATAGCCCTGTGCAGTACAGCTCAATTTTGGGGAGTGCACAGCTGTCTGGTGCCCACTGGCAGTGCTGACCCCTATCCAGCCTCACTACCGAGGTGAAGTTTAATTCCTGCCTCCTTAGCATTCACAGCATCCCGTGGCAGAGCGAGCGCTcgcagccagcacagctcaagGTGACTCGGAGGTCAGGGAAAAATCAGCCAGGCAACTCAGGAGTTGGCTCTACATCACCAAGAGATCCAGCAATTTGGGAGGACCAGAGATGTCCAGCACATCACAGCCTCCCTGCCTGTCACTGTCAGTCCCTGTGTACCCCAGACACAACATCCCAGTCCTCCCCGTGgaatgggggtggggggcagggTGGTTCTGATCCACGAATCCGCTCCTGGGAGCTGTTGCCACCAGCAAGGCACACAGGGATGGACATGAGCCTTGGTGCTGGGGAGGACTGGAGCTGCACAGTGGGCATCAGTGAGAGTGGTCCCCCTCTTGCAGGGCATGGAGCTCCCAGACAGGTTTGGTGCCCTGGAAGAGCAGTGGATCCTGCTCTGGGGCTCGTGGGAGGTTCCTCCAAGTCCTTGTTGGGGATACACCACTCCAAGGATGGTTTATAGCAAaaatccctctccttccccaaaCGTCTGAGCCCCAGCCCAAAGGCAGCTGGAGGGATGGAGCCCTGCTTGCCACTATGACCAGATGCAGAGCAGTACAGGGATGAGGCTCAGCACTTTCTTGGCGATAATTAAGATCTTGTTATCTTCAGCTAACACCAGGGAGACAGGGAAAACCTCGGGTGCCTTGTGATATGGCAACAGCTGATGCTCCGGGCTGTGCCTGGGAGCAACGGGAGCCTCGCTTGTTCTGCCTGAATATAAAGCATGGAAAGCACGAAGCAGAGGatgacaaattatttttttcctggctggTGACACCTAAGTGTGCAAACATACTGTCTTCTCTCAGGGGTGGCTGGAGCTGACACCGATGGATGGCTGTGCACCTCTTGCTTTCCCCTCCTGCACAGAGGTCCAGTCTGAggttctggttttttgtttggcttttttgttttcttctgcaaatTTCCTTCACCAAGGGAGTTTTCTCAGACGTGTCTGGAGCCACGCAGGAGCTGCTCACCTGCAGAGAAAGAGATGGGGCGGTGTCTGCAAGCGGGCTCTTAGAACGTCAAGCGTGAAAGCGATTgggaggagaaagggaggggaagaaaggagaggagaggagaggaagggaggagaggaaggaaggacagaTGGATGGGGAGAGTGAGGTTGCTCTCCACTCTCATGAACCCAAAATGAGGGGTGCCACAACTTGTTCCCGGGCATGTGTGGGTACTGCTGGTGAGCCCCAGGAAGGAGGGGGCATTTACAGCGGCAGGAGGGCTCCGTGGCAGTGCGGAGCTGTGGCGGCCGGGCGCGGAGGTTTCGGCCGGCGCTGCCCGCACCGGCTCCGAGGGCGGGCTCGGTGTGGGGACCCCTCGCGGCGCCTCCTCGCGCTCGGCTGAGGCCTGAGGAGGGTCCGCCCGCCCCGCCGAGCCCCTCAGCGCCGGCGgatcccctcagagcccctcagCGGCCGGCTGTGCCCATCCATCCCTCAGGATCCCGCTAAATCCCACACGTCCCTCCTGGCATTGCTCAggccccctgtcccctcagcgACTTGGACACCTCATCCCTCAggcctccctgtcccctcaggcACCACTAAATCCACCCTGACCATCCCCTAAGGATCCCGCCAAatccccccccacacacacccacCCTCTGAGGGTCCCGCTAAATCCGTTCATTCCCTCAGTGCTCTCAGGGTTCTCCCATTCCCTCAGCACCCAGCCGGGTGATCCCAGCCCTTCTGGATCCCACTAAGTCCTCACATCCCCTCAATGTCTGCCTGGGTACCCTGTCCCCTCTGATCCCATAAATCCTCTCATCCCCTTCAGTGCCTGGTTGtgtccccccatcccctcagaTCCCACTAAATTCCCCCTTGCCCATAGCACCCGACTGGGTCCCCCACCCCCTCAGATTTCATTAAATCCCTAATCCCTCTTGGTGCCCCAGGACCTATCTCCTGTTGCAACGGGAAGAGCTCAGGGAATTTTGTCAGGGTTGCCCTGAGACCTTTGGCCAGGCACCATGTTCTACGTCCATTTGCTCATCAACAAGCGGGGCCCGCTGGCCAAAATCTGGATGGCTGCCCACTGGGAGAAGAAGCTCACCAAGGCACATATCTTTGAGTGCAATTTAGAGGCCACCATACAACAAATCGTCTCCCCAAAGGTAGGCTGTGGCATGAGGAGGGATCTCCTGGAGAGTCCTGGGGTGGAGGTCTTGGTCTCTTGTAGAGAACTCTATTAATTCTGTGTAATACTTTAATGTTTTTGCCAAACATATTAACTCCTGaacaacatttttcttaaatttaaatCCTTACAGTTTACTATAGCTCTGCGAACCTCTGGACACTTACTCCTGGGGGTGGTGCGGATTTACAATAGGAAAGCAAAGTACCTCTTGGGAGACTGCAATGAAGCTCTGACCAAAATGAAGACAGCCTTTCGTCCAGGTACATAcaaaattcagtgtttttttaTCTGTGTTCTGTACCACTCTCATTTTACAAGTTAATTTTTAGATATTTCTGTTAAATACACATTACTGACCCCAAAGTAAACCGAACATGCTAGCACCTACTGCTGGTGTTTAGTCTGGCTTAATTTAGTGCTATTTCAGGTCTTTGACTCCCTTAACAGAAGCAGTATCTTAAGTGGGCTTACATGAAGATGCTTGAGTTCAGCCTCCATTGCTAgataattaattataatttctGATGACACCAACAACATGTCTAACAGTGTCAGTGCCAGACCTGACAGTGTGTTTTGAGCTCTAGCCATGTAGACAGGGAGAAGGGAGCTGAGATGACTGGATCCTTTTCCAACAGACTCTGTGTTTGTTATACTTAGGCAATAAATGGGAGGCACTGTTGTCTAAAAAAAAGCCTGAGAACACCAATGTCTACCGCCAGTTTTAATGTGCTTTGTGACCTGGCCTGTTTGCAAAATAGTGAATAATTACTCTGCATTATTCTCAAGGATATgatcacagaattatagaatcacagaaccatttaCGCTGGAAAATCCCTCCAAAACCCAGTCCAACTGttcacccagcactgccaaggccaccactaagCCATGTCCCCAAATACCACATGTCTTTCAAATCCctccaaggatggtgactccagcaTTACCCtaggcagcctgtgccagcgcTTGAAAACCGTtttagtgaagaaattttccttaaTATGCAACTGAAATCTGCCAGCCACAACTGGTGGCTGTTTTGGAGATAGATCCTATAGCAACTTGGAGAGCACCACACAGCTCAAGAGCACACAACAGTCACCACTGCTGCAACAGAGACTTTACCTAGACAGAAGGGGGGAGAATAATCTCAGAAGAAGTGGTAAAATGCTGAAAGAGGCTTTTCAGGGAAGCTGTGAAATCTTCATCAACAGAAATAGTCAAAAGTGATCTGACTGAAATTAACCCCATTCTGAGCAAATGGTTGGGTTGGATGACCTTGAGAAGTCCCTCCTTGTGTGAATTTTTCCAGGACTCTCTGATACCCAAGTAATTGGCAGTCTGAGCATATAATTATTTGATGCTGGAGAACAGTTTTATGGAGacagagcagaggaaaggaaaacacagtGGTTCATTTGCAGTGTTGTGAAAGACTCTGGCTGGAGTCTCCCAGTCTCAGCTGGGAGAACCTTCCAGGGACTTAAAGCAGCTGTTCACCAACACAAGTACTTAAATATTTCAGGTCCTGTTGCAGCAGACTCTTTTGTATGTGTCTGTAAAAAATAGATCATCTTAAGGACATGGAAACTGAAATTCCACTTTTGGGTGCCTAAGCTTTACCTTTCTGTGATTTAGAATGGCAGCAGCCCCTCCTGACAGGTTTATAGGCTTATTATACCTACTCGGGAGAGAAcactacttttattttattgataCTTATTTTGTTATGTTGTCTCTTTATTTCAGGGCTTCTTGACCTCCCAGAAGAGAACTTTGAGGCTGCTTATCAGTCCATTACATTACCTGAAGAATTTCATGATTTTGAAGCACCACTACCAGATGTAAAGTAAATGCTTCCCCAGTTTTTATTCATTCTTTTAGAATTTTCAGAAGTAAAAGCTATACTTGGTGTTATCTGATCGAGACTCAGGTTGGGTTGTTTCTATTTAATAACTGAATTCTCTTAAATTCTGATCTTTACAAGGCTACAGGCACAGGCATTGTGCTTTGGTAGTTTTCCTCAGTCCTTTAATCAACAGACCTTCACAATGGAATAATGTCTTGAACTTAGACTTCAGGATTTTAAATTGTCTGAGTGAAGGATACAAACAGCTTTCTGAACCTCAAGAGAAGAGATAAAAATTAGTGTTAATCCTGAAAGATGTGGCCAGTAACCCACACAGTGTTGCACTGTTCCACTGGGTAActtcattttgtttctgctcCACTGCTCTCTGGGGCTGGGGTGTTTTATCAGCAATAGTCAGCCTAGCTCCTGAGAAAAAGCATGCATATTTCTTAGGCTTTTTTGACACAAAGCAGCATTAATGTAGAAAACTGATAAAAACCAGGAGGCTAAGTCATGTTTGTGATGGCTCTGATGCCCCAAAAGTCCAGGACAAGGGATTTCCACTGAGGGTTGCTCTGTTCCTCCTCATAAATATGGTTTGATGGGATCATGATGGGATTATTATTTTGTAAGTACAGCTGCAATATAATACACTTTATTCAAGTGCCTCAGTGTGCTAACTCTGTAAAGGTGCCTTTTCTACCTGCCCAAAGAGTTGTGTAATTTGATTTAAAACATGTTTCGCTAATGAGTTGACTTCTGACGAGGGTCTGGTAGGTACCAGGGCTTGGATGGGACAAAATCACAAAAGCCCAAGTTTACTGGCAAAAAGGAGTGGAAAAATATGGGGGCTTGTGATAAAATGCCAGGATTTAAGGCTGTGTAGAAACAAGTTTTGACATTCCAGCCGAATGCTCAATGAGTTTCAGTTCActctatatttttatatttttttcatcagaGCTATTGATGTTGCTGAACATTTTACCTTGaatcagagcagagctgaagaaATCACACTTACAGAGGATTATGAAAGCAGTATACTTCTCTGTGATAGAAACTTTGGTGAGAGAAGCTGAGAAGTTGGAAGTATTTCATAAGGGGGAGTGTGTTTTATGTGAGCCATTTCCACATGTGAAAAAGCTGTGATTAAAGGTCCATTTGTCTCATGCTTTTGCTGATTGGCCTATCAAGCTATCTTAGGTTTAAAATTTTGTGTAAGCAATATCATTTGGTGTCAGAGACTGAGAACCAAATCAAacatttcctgcttttcctaAATTAGATAACATTGTTTAGTCTTTATTCCATTTGAGGTATGGGATGTCTTgcaatcttttaaaaattacttggaAAATTAGGAAATTGATACATCTGGGCTTACAAAACCCACACAGATGAGGGATCAGGAATTGTGTGTTCCCTCAGATGAAGAAGCAGAAGCGCTGAGGAGACAGAGCTTCTTTGAGGGCAGTGTCCTGACGAGCAGTAACAGTCTGGTGGCCGATCCCAACTCAGCCAGCACCAGCCGAGACAAATCTGTGCTGCACGAAGATGTTCTGCACCAAGATGTTTATTCCTTCCAGGATGACCATTTTGGGGATGAGGAGGATGCTGCAGATATGATTGGTAGGGTTTGCCACAGGCAAACAGAATTGGTtcctttccaaatatttttattcttacagGAAAACAGTCAAGATAGCACCAAAGAAATTGTTGTCAAACATAAATTCGATGTTATTTGTTGTTTTCATACATATATTTTTGCTACCTGTCACTAAGTCTATGATTACTTAGACA
Coding sequences within:
- the TMEM74B gene encoding transmembrane protein 74B, which encodes MASPRAAELRSPDEAAAAGAGAGAGAGAGGPVPAGPGLALALGCALGGAALVVLAGAVPRAARPDPAVPARQMERLEARAARLRARLDRCTVAGLALLALGGLLLAALLLAAAAARRRARAARRTGGTYGSVRLRLRRLSAEGTRALLESQLSPPPQPPEGPGS